A stretch of DNA from Fusobacterium sp.:
CAAGTTTTGATCCAGGATATTTATTTAGTAGAGGATTTGATATATTAGATATAATTTATAAAAAGTTCTCTATAACTGAACCTATAGCAACACTTGGATATGCTTTTTTATGGCTTTTAGGATTGATAATTGTTGCATTTTTAGCATTAAATGTTTTTGTTTTACTATTAGAATTTATGGCACTTGCTTACTTATCAGTGATACTTGTTCCTTTTTTAATATTTGAAAAAACTGAATTTATAGGAGCTAAAGTATTTCAAGTATTAGTTTCACAATCTGTTCAGCTAATGGTTATAGTTTTTTTAATAGAATTAACTTTTGGGCAGTTGGACAAAGCAGTGGATATAAAAAATGTATATACAGCTGCTACCACAATACTTGGAATATTTGGTTTAACATATTTATCATGGAAAGCACCAGGATTAGCAGGAGGAATTCTTAATGGAGCACCTTCTCTTACTTGGGGAAAAGCATGGGAAGATATTAAAAGTACTGGTAGAAGTGCAAAATCAACAGCAAAAGGTGCAATAAAAGCTGGAAAAGTAGCAGTTAAAACTCCAGGTGCAATTAAAGATGGAGCTAAAGCTGGTTATAGTAAAGGGAAAACTGCTGTTAGTAAGGCAGCTAACTTTTTTAAGGGGAAATAGATGAATAATAAAAAAGAATTGTTAAAAAGAAAAAAGATTGGAAAGTTTATGCTTATATTCTTCTTTTTACTTTCTTCTGTTGCTACCCAATATTTTGCTTACTCCCTAAAATACCATCAAGCTTTAGGAAAACCTTTATTTTCTATTCAGAAGGTAAAGGT
This window harbors:
- a CDS encoding type IV secretion system protein, with the translated sequence MDLNILLNIFEVAFKKATLNLTPIAIGLLSTFVAFQIVFTLWKKPTSMPFADIFDILVKYWIFYSFIVNYTELAGKVKDTFIFFGMKGAGTSGSPSFDPGYLFSRGFDILDIIYKKFSITEPIATLGYAFLWLLGLIIVAFLALNVFVLLLEFMALAYLSVILVPFLIFEKTEFIGAKVFQVLVSQSVQLMVIVFLIELTFGQLDKAVDIKNVYTAATTILGIFGLTYLSWKAPGLAGGILNGAPSLTWGKAWEDIKSTGRSAKSTAKGAIKAGKVAVKTPGAIKDGAKAGYSKGKTAVSKAANFFKGK